In a genomic window of Helianthus annuus cultivar XRQ/B chromosome 10, HanXRQr2.0-SUNRISE, whole genome shotgun sequence:
- the LOC110886183 gene encoding probable WRKY transcription factor 17, whose translation MAVDFVGIQTVEHLNRIFQLNNHEFSVSSDFKQAVSALKRSGHARFRRGPPVSSNNPQTPSVSSRSEEKLLDNPRVPSVSSRSEQKLPVESTAAVVKDGLLKKFVTDATASFQSPTSSSFASSFAGGSVEGSVSNGRQVSSLGIVAPAPSFSSRKPPLPLNHRKRHSTEMTSASLHGSGRENVSGTGCHCCKRRKTGSKRKIRRIPIIGSKVESIPADDYSWKKYGEKKVTGSPFPRVYYKCNSGEGCPARKRVELSLTDSKMLIVTYDREHRH comes from the exons ATGGCGGTTGATTTTGTAGGAATTCAGACCGTTGAACACCTCAATCGCATCTTCCAGTTGAACAACCACGAGTTCTCCGTTTCCTCCGATTTCAAGCAAGCTGTTTCCGCTTTAAAACGCAGCGGTCACGCTCGCTTCCGCCGTGGACCACCGGTTTCGTCGAATAATCCGCAAACACCTTCCGTTTCGTCCAGATCCGAAGAGAAACTGTTGGATAATCCGCGAGTACCTTCCGTTTCTTCGAGATCTGAACAGAAACTGCCGGTAGAATCAACTGCTGCGGTGGTTAAGGACGGTTTGTTGAAGAAATTTGTTACGGATGCAACGGCGTCGTTTCAATCGCCGACGTCTTCTTCGTTCGCGTCTTCGTTTGCTGGAGGAAGTGTTGAAGGAAGCGTTTCGAACGGTAGGCAGGTTTCTTCGTTAGGTATAGTAGCTCCGGCACCGTCGTTCTCGTCGAGGAAACCGCCGCTTCCGTTAAATCATCGGAAAAGGCATAGCACTGAGATGACGTCAGCTTCCTTACACGGATCTGGAAGAGAGAATGTTTCCGGCACCGGTTGTCACTGTTGCAAGAGAAG GAAAACCGGATCAAAACGGAAAATAAGAAGAATTCCGATAATCGGATCAAAAGTAGAAAGTATACCGGCAGACGATTACTCATGGAAGAAATACGGCGAGAAGAAGGTCACCGGATCACCTTTTCCACG AGTATACTACAAGTGCAACTCCGGTGAAGGATGTCCGGCGAGAAAGCGTGTAGAGTTATCGTTAACAGATTCAAAGATGCTTATTGTAACATACGACAGAGAACACCGTCACTAA